A single genomic interval of Cupriavidus sp. MP-37 harbors:
- a CDS encoding copper resistance protein yields MRTRFRRLWLAAFLLSTFLTVQLAAAAYACAGSRYSMDGMADMAGMTESCPEMTQKAEAPAAHDGLCLEHCQLGSKSADHPSPQIPAFQPVLVNLVEPAMVPIFVSQRAVYADAVPRAPPRPLPILHCCFRN; encoded by the coding sequence GTGCGTACCCGTTTTCGCCGGCTTTGGCTTGCCGCCTTCCTGCTGAGTACATTCCTGACAGTTCAGCTGGCAGCGGCCGCCTACGCCTGCGCGGGCAGCCGGTATTCGATGGACGGCATGGCGGACATGGCCGGGATGACGGAGTCCTGTCCCGAGATGACGCAGAAGGCCGAAGCGCCGGCTGCCCATGATGGCTTGTGCCTGGAGCACTGCCAGCTTGGCTCCAAGTCGGCCGACCACCCCAGCCCGCAGATTCCTGCGTTCCAGCCCGTGCTTGTCAATCTGGTTGAGCCGGCGATGGTGCCGATATTCGTCAGCCAGCGAGCGGTCTACGCCGACGCGGTGCCGCGCGCGCCCCCTCGCCCCCTGCCCATTCTCCACTGCTGTTTCCGAAACTAG